In Peromyscus maniculatus bairdii isolate BWxNUB_F1_BW_parent chromosome 16, HU_Pman_BW_mat_3.1, whole genome shotgun sequence, the sequence TAAAATACATAGCAAAAGGAAGTAATGGAAGATAGTAAATATCAATACCACAGGCACATTGTTATGTCACAGCAACACAGaactaaaagcattttaaaatatcattgagCAAATAGTTGTATATTCATTTACTTCCTCTGTGAGAGACAAGAATAAAGACTAGGAGATGATTCTGAACCATAGCCTCCTATATACAGTTTTTGTCCTGTGCAGTTTTTCCTATCTAATTTACATTGTCAAAACTGGAGAGGCAAAATTAAACTTGGATAAATAATTATTAAGAAACCTACCCCAAAAAGGTCCTTCTGAGATTTTACATGGTTAGCATGCCTTCTGGGTTTAAATCTAAATTATGGTAtgtatttaagaaataatattaGATAGAATGCTAAGTTGGAGTTGGGAGAACATGTGCACATGAAAATATGTATAAACACTGTGGGCTATCCCTTTGGGTAACGTAACCTTCCTGTTAATTGTTTTTGCTTTCAGTCAttacttttgaattttaaattatgaattagCTATTGTAAATACTTCAATTATATGAAAACTAAGTTATGAAAtagattctgtttatttttttaatttttaaaagattaattgaataataaaataagcattaacattgtaaaaatagaaaatataataaaatctagTCCTTttttgggatggggtggggagcaggggtttcgagacagggtttctctgtgtagctttgcgcctttcctggaactcacagagatccacctgtctctgcctcccaagtgctgggattaaaggcgtgtgccaccaccgcctggcgtcttatttcaaatatatatttcagtTAATTTTCTGTTGATTATATCCCATAACTAAGACAAATAGAAAAATTTTATTTAGTCTGAGAAAATTTCTATATAAAAACAGCTACATTTATGTGTATTTAGAGTTATTTTTGTGTTCACATGAGATTGTAGCCAAGAGTGGAAGTAAGCATTATTCAGGATTTTataccttaatttttttctgcttttcgcTCTTGTTGACATTGTGTATCAGCAGGTATCTTTCTCATAATTGTACATTGTTATAGTGGGATGGTTGCTCTTTGGTTGGTTTTTACCAATTTCTAAGCAGTAGTGATTTGAGTTTCCTTTATTCTTAATTGTGAGCAGTAATGGAAGTCCCTATCTTTAGATAGATACATTAAAGGTTAGTGCTTCAGTGGGGGAATTTTAAGGAACACAATTCAGTCCATAAAGGGTAAAAAGtatataaattttgatattatCAAGTTTCAGAAATGTGTAATGATTTATATTCTGTCAATAAAATGATAACCTATTATTAatagaaatgattaaaatttCTTAATGTGTTCTAATTGTAATATCAGCATTACAAATAACTTACTTTGATAGTTGGCAAATTACTTAGTAAGATCACTAGTTTACTTACAGAAATAAATTCTAATTTATTGGTCATCAAAGCAATTGAACTGAAAATGTTGAAATGGAAGATGTTATATCACTTATCTTGGACTGAGAATATAATCGTATGATAAGAGATTGGCCTGCTGTATGCAAGGCCTGTGTTGGATCCCTAACACGTTTTTTCACTAGAACTGCTTTCTCAATGAATTGAATGATTGTTTTGACATAATGATAAATGTAAGTATTGAACATCTTCGAAAGCAGAAGTACCCTTTGGCTAAGTATACCTCTGCTTTCTTTTACAGCTACATATATGAACACATTCTGGGTTGTCATTTAGGATATGAAATATTTTGCACAAGAAGAATTAGGAAAAATAGCAGATACAATGAAAGGCAGTTAAAGTTAAAACTGTTTGACCCATTGCAGTAAAAGTGTCCTAACGATGCTTTTATAATTTTTGCTGTAGATATTTACATTGTTGCAAATGAAAAGGGGCAGCAGTTTGCACTGAAGCTTCACAGACTGGGAAGAACCTCCTTTCGAAATCTGAAAAATAAGCGTGATTATCATAAGCACAGGCATAATGTTTCTTGGCTTTATTTATCTCGTCTCTCTGCCATGAAGGAATTTGCTTATATGAaggtattttttaatgattttatatttctttaaaaaaagaaaaatgataaccTGTAGCTCATTATAATCAACCATTATACAAAGACCTTAAATGACCCCCAACTCAGCCCCTACAGTCAACTTGAACTCTATCGATTATGTTCTTTTCCTAGAGGCTTCCTCTTAATGAAGGTATTTTACTGTTATGCAATTTATGTGTGTGACTATATAAatgtcctttttattgaaaatagtatCTGGAGATCTTGTTTCAGATAAGTTGAGTAGTATTTTTCTTTAACATGAGAAAAAATactaatttacatatttatataataaaatggcATTTGTtaccttttttggtttgttgagacagggtttctctgtgtagctttgcgcctttcctggaacttgcttggtagaccaggctggcctcgaactcacagagatctgcctgcctctgcctcccgagtgctgggattaaaggcgtgctgccgccaccgccactgctgccgccaccaccaccaccacctggcctgttacctttaaaaataagtgccatgtagattttttaaaatatcttcaataCTTAAATATTATCAACAACTGAGGTTAATAGAAAATAACATAGTTATTCTGTCTAGTAGGGTTTGTTAAaatttacttcattatttttagttttgcatAATGAATCCCCTTAAGTTGACTAAAATTTTGTAAAGCCTTGTTGCAGGAAAGtacattcttttgttcttttaaaaacatgattttattagctttttatatttttctgttttaggcATTATATGAGAGGAAATTTCCAGTTCCAAAGCCAATTGATTACAATCGCCATGCAGTGATCATGGAGCTTATCAATGGTTATCCCTTGTAAGTATTTATTAAGCTTGAAAGCATAGGtcctaataaataaatttttaagtaaaacattAAATTGTTGGAAGAAGTTAGAAATTTCTATGCAAAAATAAGTTGAAAGCTCAGTTTCATTCAGTTTGTCATCTCTACCATTTGTGAATTGATTTGTTCAGTATTTATAAAGGATCTGTTACATACAAATACTTTCAAATTCAGCAGTGAACAAAAAAGTTCCTGCCCTCAAACTGAACAGAAAAATACATAGTACATCTAGTATATCAGTAAATTTTATTGCTAAAGGTCAATGAAGAGGCTAGAGGTAGGAGATTCCTGTTTAATGTAGTCAGAAAAGTGTCATTCACGGGGTGAAATCTTAGGAAACTAGCTAAGGCAATATTTCAGGTAAAGAAAGGGCTTTGGTCCTTGGGTGTTGACAGTCGAGGTTGGAGAGAGAACAAACCAGTGTATAGAGCAGAGTGACTAAGGTGGAatgggcaggaggaaggggaaatgtgAACAGTGAGATCCAAGAAATAGTCAGGGAAGGTAAGTTAGAAAACTTATAGCAGTCCAAGCAAGAGATGATAATATCTTTGGTCACAGTCGTAAAGGTGCTGAAAAGTGCTCAGAGTCTCAGTATGTTCTACAGATAGCAACGTGCTATATTTGGGATTGGGTTTGAATGTGAAAGAGGCGGTAAGTCAATTATAGTGAGGACTTTGGCCTCAGTAATaaacagtaaagaaagaaaacctgaaaGGCATGGTACCTGATAGTTAGGTGAAGTAtttcaggagaggaaagaagtcaGCTGACTAGAAATGGAAATGACTAAGAATTTAGGCTTAAAAGCATAGAAGAAATTATCTTGAACCATTTTTGTTTAAATGAAGTGGAAGGAAATCTGTTGAAAGTAGAATGAGTGAAATTTGAAATGGCCTAAGTAAAAAGAGTTGAGCTGTAAGGAAAATTTGAGATAGGAGGTGACAGTGGAAAACAGATAGGATTGGAGCATGGTGTGGTCTTTTAATAGTTGAGGCACATATCTGTGATGAGAATAAGGAGGAAACTGGGAAGATTGGGAATTGAAATGACACCTACACATGCATTTTTATGCTCATTAAAATCATGAACATGTACAAATAACCTGTTTATAATTTTCATACTTTCAGGTGTCAGATACATCATGTTGAAGACCCTGCATCAGTTTATGATGAAGCTATGGAACTAATAGTCAAACTGGGAAATCATGGGCTGATTCATGGAGATTTCAATGAATTCAATCTCATTTTGGATAAAGATGACCACATCACCATGATTGATTTTCCACAGATGGTTTCTACTTCCCATCCAAATGCTGAATGGTATATGCTAAAACTGATTCTAGTTGTGGATGTTGGTgtatcataaaatcatttttattcataatttttcaGGTTTCTATTTAGATCAGATTTGTTTTTTGAATAAAGGATATCTAATTACTAGAATTTTCCCTGTAAGAGAATCTTTACTACTCAgtattttaaagtaaagaaaacatatttaaatccAATTTTTAACCTAATCATTCATTATGCTTATCCTGTGTACTGAGAACCTAACATAAGTTACAGTGGAGAGAGCATTAAAAGGATttggaaagctacacagagaaaccctgtctcgaaaaaccaaaaaaaaaaaaaaaatctttagccgggcggtggtggcgcacgcctttaatcccagcactcgggaggcagaggcaggaggatctctgtgagttcgaggccagcctgggctaccaagtgagtcccaggaaaggcgcaaagctacacagagaaaccctgtctcgaaaaaccaaaaaaaaagaaaagaaaaaaaaaaaaaaaaaaaaggatttggaCTTAACATTCAAATCAAGCTTTCTTAGCCATAGAGCCAATTTGTTCAAACAGTGCTTTAAGAAGTCggagaagctgggtggtggtaatacacacctttaatcccagcacttgagaggcagaggcaggcagatttcttatgagttcaagccagcctggtctacagagctagttccaggatagctggggATACTTGGAGAAatcttgtctctaaaaaccaaaaaaaaaaaaaaaaagttttaaaaccaaAGCTTGCTCAGAAGTAGGTAGATACATGGAGAGGCTATGTGTCCTGTATAGAAGTAAATAAATGGACAGTAGATAGAAAAGATAACATTAAAAGTGAATGTTTGCTTTTACAGGTATTTTGACAGAGATGTTAAATGCATTAGAGAGTTCTTCATGAAACGTTTTGGCTATGAAAGTGAGCTCTACCCCACTTTTAGTGACATCAGGTTTGTATTTAGTACTGCTTATCATGATAGAACCCCTGTGATAGATTATTTGCTTAATTCTAAAGTTAATTCTTTTGTCTGAATAATGTCCAGATACACAATTGCTGTTGAATATTTCTACTCTACAGCACATGAATGAAACTTGAAGATTTGAAAATACTTGCCGTCAGTCCGTTAAGATACCACAACTGAACTTCtgaatgttgaatttttttcttatgaagtcAACACCTTTCATTGTATTTTGAATGTTGCATCAAATGCTCATAACCCATTTATAAGAAATCAAGTGttaaatctaaatgaaattagtGTTTTGGTttataggattttatttttaattatgtgtatttctgtgtcttagttagggtttcacttgtgataaaacaccatgaacaaaagcagcttgaggaggaaagggtttatttgtctcaCAGGTTATAGTCTATCATTGGGGAATccgaggcaggaattgaagcagaagccatggaggagttctGCTTATTGGCCTGCtctttcatggcttgctcagtttattttcttaaacctcccaggaccacctgccttgGGGTGGCACTGCTCAAAGAGCTGGgctctcccatatcaatcatgaatcaagaaaatgcacaggCTTGCTTATAGATCAAtgtggtggggacattttctttattggggttccctcttcccataGGATTTTAGCCTGTGTTACATTGACAACACACTAACCAGCACGtaatgtgtgcacatgagtgcaagtaccaacagaggccagaggagagtcaaatcccctggagctggtcaTTGTGAGCCAACCAaagtgggtactaggaaccaagaCCCTCCACTAGAAAAGTAACATGccgagccatgtctccagccttgtatttttcttttattcaaattatgtattttttaagttaatctttttttattggttttataCACTTTTAAGATATTTCCTGATTTGAGATTTGTTGCTATATAGTTTAAAAAgcaatcttttttccttttatccctttatttaaaatattttataatttttttaattaatttgtttatattcTCCCATATATTACATTCCaaccccagtttcccctccctcctcttctcccagcctctcttacctcccctccccccctagatccattcctcctccatttcccttcagaaaagaggaggcctcccagggatatcaaccaaacgtGACttaacaagttacagtaagactaggcacgtaccttcatatcaaggctgaatgaggcaacccagtggaaggaaaagggtcctaaaAGCAGCCAAAAGAGTCAGACAGTTCCACTTCCACTATTAGAAATTccacaagaacactaagctacACAGTCAAAACACAGATGTAaaagacctaggtcagacccatgcaggctccctgattggtGCCTTGGTCTCTGAGCCCCTATGGACCCTGCTTAATTGTTTCTgtgggctgtgtccttgacccctctggctcttataatcctttctccccctctctcgtGGAGTTCCCttagctccacctaatgtttagctgtgagTTTCTGCATCTATTCCtatcagttgttggatgaagtTTCTATAATGACAAATTATGCTAGGCTTAAAAAGCAATCCTTACCCTTTTTGAAAGTTAATCTACTAAGTTAATAAAAATCAACTGATTTCTATAATCTTTATTATGTTGCTTTTTAgttattcttcaaatatttttatatttgcataattaaataatttaaatactaTGTTTAAGATTAAATGTGGAAGACCATTTTAACTCACTTCAGTTTCGTCATTTGTTAGTGGTGCTGTTTATTTCAGATATCTCTTTTCTGTGTCAATTGATGCTAGTACCTTCTTTCCCTAGGAGGGAGGATTCTCTTGACGTTGAGGTGTCTGCTAGTGGTTACACAAAAGAAATGCAAGCAGATGATGAATTGCTACATCCAGTAGGTCCAGATGATAAAATTACTGAAACAGAAGACGAATCTGACTTCTCATTCTCTGATGAAGAGGTGTTAGAAAAACACAAAGTTTGGACATCAGAGATGGAAAATGAACTTAACCCAGTACATGAGTCAGGTGACCACTGTTGCTGCTCATCTGAAGACCTCAAGCAAATAAAGGAAGACAGTTTATCAGAGCAGAGTGCTGATGTATCCAGTTTTGAAGTGACTGAATTAAATCAAGctttagaagaaatgaaaaaggaggttCTTAGCCACAGTTCTGTTACTGGGTTTTCTGAGGAGAGCAATAGTACTGAAAATGATACCAGACATGATGGCCAGACAGGTCAGTGGAGAAGCCCTGCTGGCTGTGAGGAGTGTGAGGATGAATGTCCTGATCTGATTGCCTTGTCATCATTGAACAAGGAGTTCAGGCCTTTCAGGTatagatttttgtttcctttttcctttgatcttgAGATTATTATATTCTTTGACTCTGACAAAGGAGCATattgaaaaagaacaaataatatgACATAATTGTGCTGTGccatcatctgtaaaatgaaagttAACTTTTTTATATTGAAACAAATTTGTCTTTTCAATTAATCTGATTCCAGATAGTCTGTTGACTAAATTTTACAGAATTCTGCCTTAAACTAAAATTTATGACTTCATAGAATTAATGTAGCTCTTTTAATAAGTAAatctgtttttagacagggtaaGTTCTGCTTCATTAATACAATTAATTTATGTTTAAACTACAGAGAGGCATGTAAGTATGTAAGACATAGAGCAAATGTGATTTCTATCACATATCTACTGAGAATATTTTCTGGGGTTTTGGGCCTTCTgtcatttgtttgggtttttttgtgtgcACTTAAAGCCACGTAATAGTATTACATTTTAAGAATTTCCTTTTGTCTTGAGAGTGTTAAGCTCAACTTAAATTAGCAAAAGTCCTGAAACCTAATTTTTAGATTTGGGATAGTTTGTCTAGAACCAAACTATAGTTCATTGCAAtagtgatttttatttacttcaaaACATTCATGTACAAAACTAGATCAGCAGAGCATTGTTAAGCATTTCCCAGTGCATGTTCAGAAGTGCATCATTTATTACTTTAGAATTACTTTATTAAACTTTTAAGTGTACatagacttaatttttttaagatttatttatttattatgtatacaatgttctgcctgcacatatgcctataggccagaagaaggcaccggatctcattacagatggttgtgagccaccatgtggttgctgggaattgaattcaggacctctgaaagaacagccagtgctcttaacctctgagccatctctccagaccctaaaatttatttatttatttattatgtatacaatgttctgcctgcacaccagaagagggtaccagatctcattacagatggttgtgagccaccatgtggttgctgggaattgaacttaggacttctggaagaacagccagtgttcttaacctctgagccatctctccagctctgacttAAAAGGGAAAAACTTTATGCTGTCTTATCATGATCCCAGCTAATACTTTTCAAAACCTTgagaaccatttttaaaaagttacatgtCACTTGACATCTACAACAATAGTGTTACCACAGAAGGAATGCTTCTTTCTACACTCTTACAAAAGCCACCAGAAAGTTAAGCATCTCATGTTCTACCTACTGAGCTAGTCaggcaagaaagaaaattaggaaaCTAAGAAACTGTCTTATTCTTTTCTCTGCACTAAGATAATGTTATTAAATAATTCAACCATTCACAGAATTGCTCTCTGTGCTGCTCTGCTGTCTTCTGCCATATCACTGTACGCTTATGCATGACTGAGAtaaaagtttctttaaaattgttatttCAATAACCAGGagcagttctgttcctctggacTCTCCTCCCCTTATTGTACAGTGAAGCTCATGGCAAGTAAGAAGCTCTGTGTTAGTCCCTCTTACCATAACCCCCATTTCCTTCACTGTCACCAAGACCAGTTTCCTCTACCTTGTGATCACCTCATGTTCCTGCTACCACCAAATTTTCTCATGCTCATTGGCCCATCTTTACAGTGTTGCTGGTTATAATTTCCAGATCAGATCCCATAGCTTCCTCCTTCATGGTTGCCATAATTCCATAGCCCCTGCTCTGGTTGCTGTATCTAGGTTCTCcaccattttcattttcataaccaGGGGCAGCTCCAAAATTGCTACCTCCAGGTCCTACAAACCCAATatatctgtcttttaaaaaaaaattaatatctgTGTCTTAAGGACACCTTTATCTTTGTAGTTTTTGTTCATGAAGTAAAATGTGAGAATTGTGTTCCTTTTCCACATAGCTCTGTATCTTCTGCCTTTGGGCTGCCACCATTTAATAAACATGGGAAATTAAAGTAGAAGCATAAGAAAAAGTCAGCTAGTCAGAAgggttgctgtgataacacattTTGATCTGATTTGGTCTGGGTTCTCTAGACCAAATAGAATCAATAGGAAATTTATTAAGGGTACTTCTTATCTTGGACTCACATTG encodes:
- the Riok2 gene encoding serine/threonine-protein kinase RIO2, with the translated sequence MGKVNVAKLRYMSRDDFRVLTAVEMGMKNHEIVPCSLVASIANLKHGGCNKVLRELVKHKLIAWERTKTVQGYRLTNAGYDYLALKTLSSRQVIESVGNQMGVGKESDIYIVANEKGQQFALKLHRLGRTSFRNLKNKRDYHKHRHNVSWLYLSRLSAMKEFAYMKALYERKFPVPKPIDYNRHAVIMELINGYPLCQIHHVEDPASVYDEAMELIVKLGNHGLIHGDFNEFNLILDKDDHITMIDFPQMVSTSHPNAEWYFDRDVKCIREFFMKRFGYESELYPTFSDIRREDSLDVEVSASGYTKEMQADDELLHPVGPDDKITETEDESDFSFSDEEVLEKHKVWTSEMENELNPVHESGDHCCCSSEDLKQIKEDSLSEQSADVSSFEVTELNQALEEMKKEVLSHSSVTGFSEESNSTENDTRHDGQTGQWRSPAGCEECEDECPDLIALSSLNKEFRPFRDEDSMRSVTQHRTRTLSVTSTGSILSCSTIPPELVKQKVKRQLTRQQMSAARRRLQKGEANVFTKQRRENMQNIKSSLEAASFWGD